The following DNA comes from Candidatus Methylomirabilota bacterium.
CGACGACCTCCGCGGCGGCACCTTCACGATCACCAATATCGGCGCGCTCGGCGGCACGGGCGCCATCCCCATCATCAACTACCCGGAAGTCGCGATCCTCGGCGTGGCGCGGGGCAGGGAGGAGCCCGTCGTGCGGGGCGGCCAGATTGTGGTGCGCATGATGCTGCCGATCACCCTGACCTTTGACCACCGCGTGGCCGACGGCGCCGATGGCGCCCGCTTCGCCCACGCCATCATCCGCCGCCTCGAAGCGCCGGAAACGCTCTTCGTCGAGTGGTAGGCTTCAGGCCTTGGTCTTCTTCGTCCGACGCTTCTTCCGCTTCGCGGCCGAGTACTCGGCGATCCGCTCGGCGAGATGGGAGATGAGCTTCTCGTCAGCGACCACACTGCCCTTGCCCGGGGGTGGGCTGCCCTCCATGTACTCGCGCAGCGCCTGGTTGATCTGGGTCTGGTACGGCGGTTTTCCCCGCTTGACCGCGCGGGCCTTGAAGAACTTCAGGATGTCGTTGTCGACGAAGATGGTGATACGCACCTTGATGTGGCGGTCCAGTTGGTCGGGAGGCGGCATCTTCTTCCAGTACTCCGATCGCCACGCCTTGGAAAAATCATATTCCTTCCTCATAGTCCCTCACCTCGCGCCGCGTGGCGCGTCTCGATGAAATGATGCTGTGCGAGTATATGTATAGAATACATACTTCGTCAAGGTCGTACACATGGTGATGGGCGACCTGGTCACCGAGGTGGACGTGGCCGTGCTGGGCGGCGGGCCGGGTGGGTATTCGGCCGCGTTTCGTTGCGCGGAGCTGGGGCTGGAGACCGTGGTGGTGGATGCGGGCAAGCGGCTGGGTGGGGCGTGCCTCTACGAAGGCTGCATCCCGTCCAAGGCGCTGCTCCACGTGGCGGCGGTGATCGGCGAGGCTGAGCGCGCGAGGGAGTTCGGGCTCGACTTCGGCGGGCCGCGCATATCGCTTGACCCGCTCCGCAAGTGGAAGACCGAGCGCGTCGTGGGCAAGCTCTCCCGCGGCCTCGCCTCCGTGGCCAAGGCCAAGGGCGTGCAGGTCATCGGCGGCCGCGGCGCGTTCGAAGACTCGCGGAGCATCCGGGTCGGCGGCGACGAGCCGCAGGTGCTGCGCTTCAAGCACGCGATCATCGCGACGGGGTCGCTGCCTTCACGCGTGCCGGGGCTCGACCTCGAGAGCGAGCGCATCATGGACTCGACGACCGCGCTCGAGGTGCCCGAGATTCCCGACCGCCTGCTCGTCATCGGCGGCGGCTACATCGGCCTCGAGCTTGGCCAGGTCTACGCGGCGCTCGGCAGCCGCGTGACCGTCGTCGAGATGACCGACGGGCTCCTGCCTGGGGCCGACCGCGATCTCGTCCAGCCGTTGGCGCGCCGCTGCGAGAAGCTCTTCGCCGCGATCCATCTCAAGAGCAAGGTCACCGCCCTCAAGGAGTCGGGCAGCGCCCTCGAGGCGAGCATCGAAGGACAGGAGCCTCAATCCTTCGACCGCGTGCTGGTCGCCGTCGGCCGCCGAGCGGTCAGCGACGGCCTCGGTCTCGAGACGACCAAGGTCAAGATCGGCGAGCGCGGTATGATTTCCGTGGACGAGCGCTGCCGGACGGCCGACCCGCATATCTACGCGGTGGGCGACGTGACGGGCGACCCGATGCTCGCGCATCGGGCCATGCGCCAGGGCAAGGTCGCTGCGGAGGTCATTGCGGGGCGGCCGTCGGCCTTCGACAATGCCGCCGTGCCGGCCGTTGTCTTTACCGATCCGGAGGTCGCGTGGTGCGGCGTCATGGAGGCCGAGGCCTTGCGCACTGGCCGCGCGGTCAAGGTCGCGAAGTTCCCCTGGGCCGCCTCGGGGCGCGCGGCG
Coding sequences within:
- a CDS encoding BrnA antitoxin family protein → MRKEYDFSKAWRSEYWKKMPPPDQLDRHIKVRITIFVDNDILKFFKARAVKRGKPPYQTQINQALREYMEGSPPPGKGSVVADEKLISHLAERIAEYSAAKRKKRRTKKTKA
- the lpdA gene encoding dihydrolipoyl dehydrogenase, which encodes MVMGDLVTEVDVAVLGGGPGGYSAAFRCAELGLETVVVDAGKRLGGACLYEGCIPSKALLHVAAVIGEAERAREFGLDFGGPRISLDPLRKWKTERVVGKLSRGLASVAKAKGVQVIGGRGAFEDSRSIRVGGDEPQVLRFKHAIIATGSLPSRVPGLDLESERIMDSTTALEVPEIPDRLLVIGGGYIGLELGQVYAALGSRVTVVEMTDGLLPGADRDLVQPLARRCEKLFAAIHLKSKVTALKESGSALEASIEGQEPQSFDRVLVAVGRRAVSDGLGLETTKVKIGERGMISVDERCRTADPHIYAVGDVTGDPMLAHRAMRQGKVAAEVIAGRPSAFDNAAVPAVVFTDPEVAWCGVMEAEALRTGRAVKVAKFPWAASGRAATIGRSDGLTKLIVDAASGRVIGAGIVGPGAGELIAEAALAIETSVTAEDLASTIHAHPTLSESLMEAAESLLHGGAK